In Actinomadura luteofluorescens, the sequence GCGCTGCTGCGCGACCCCGGGCGGCACCGCGTCCCGGCGGGGGCGACGGTCCTGGACGTTCGCCCCGAGCCGTTCGCGCGGCGCGGGGCGGCGGCGGCGCGGGCCCGCGTGCTCGCCGCCATGACCGGCCGCCCGGACGGCGCCGGGGAGGTCCGGCGCCGGGGCCTGATCAGGCGGTCGGACCTGCTGGCGATGGGAGTCCCCGTCCCCTTCGAGCCGGTGGCGGGGGACTGGCTCGCCGACCCCGCCCTCTGGAAGGACCTGCGCGGGCGGCTCGCGGCGGCCGTCGAGGAGCACGCCGCGGCGAACCCCACCGATCCCGGGCTCCCGGCCGACGCCGCGCGGCGCGCCCTGGACCTCCCCGACCGCGTCCTCGTCGACGCCCTCGCCGAGGGCCTCCGGCGGCGCGACGGAAGGATCTACGGCCGGACGACCGCGCCCGAGCTGCCGCCGCCCGTGCGCGAGGCCGTCGACGCCGTCCGCCGCGACCTGGCCGCGGCCCCGTTCCAGGCGCCGGACGCGAACCGGCTCGCCGAACTCGGCCTCACGCCGAAGCTGCTCGCCGTCGCCGCCGCGACCGGCGCCCTGCTCAAGGTGGCCGACGGCGTCGTCCTGCTGCCCGGCGACGACGCCCGCGCCGCCGGCCTGCTCGCCGGGCTCGGCGGCCCCTTCACGCTGAGCGAGGCGCGCCGCGCGCTCGGCACGACCCGCCGCGTCGCCGTCCCGCTCCTGGAGTACCTGGACGACCGGGGCTACACGGTCCGGGTCGACGACCTCCGCCGCCGCTGCACCGGGAGGAAGCCATGACCGGACCGCTCACGAAACGGCTCACCCAGTACGCGCACGGCGGCGGCTGCGCCTGCAAGATCCCGCCGGGCGAGCTGGAGGACGTCGTCGCCGGCCTCGGCGCCGCGCCCGCCTCGCCCAACGCCGACCTGCTCGTCGGTCTGGAGACCGGCGACGACGCGGCCGTGGTGCGGCTCCGCGACGACCTCGCCGCCGTCGCCACCGCCGACTTCTTCACGCCCGTCGTGGACGACCCCTACGACTGGGGGCGCATCGCCGCCGCCAACGCCCTGTCCGACGTGTACGCGATCGGCGGCCGCCCCCTCGTGGCGGTGAACCTGCTCGCCTGGCCCCGCGACGTCCTGCCGTTCGACCTGGCGCGCGAGGTCCTGCGCGGCGGCCTCGACGTCGCCGCCGAGGCGGGCTGCCACGTCGGCGGCGGCCACAGCGTGGACGACCCCGAGCCCAAGTACGGCATGGCGGTCACGGGCATCGCCGACCCCGCACGCCTCCTGCGCAACGACGCCGGCAAGCCGGGCACGCCCCTCAGCCTCACCAAGCCCCTCGGGCTCGGCGTCCTGAACAACCGGCACAAGGCGACGGGGGAGGTCTTCGCGCACGCCGTCGCGACCATGGCCGCGCTGAACCGAGACGCGGCCGCCGCCGCGCTGGACGCCGGGATCGCCTGCGCCACCGACGTGACCGGGTTCGGGCTCCTCGGCCACCTCTACAAGATGGCCCGCGCGTCCGGCGTGACCGCCGT encodes:
- the selD gene encoding selenide, water dikinase SelD, whose translation is MTGPLTKRLTQYAHGGGCACKIPPGELEDVVAGLGAAPASPNADLLVGLETGDDAAVVRLRDDLAAVATADFFTPVVDDPYDWGRIAAANALSDVYAIGGRPLVAVNLLAWPRDVLPFDLAREVLRGGLDVAAEAGCHVGGGHSVDDPEPKYGMAVTGIADPARLLRNDAGKPGTPLSLTKPLGLGVLNNRHKATGEVFAHAVATMAALNRDAAAAALDAGIACATDVTGFGLLGHLYKMARASGVTAVVDAAAVPYLDGARASLRDGHVSGGTRRNLDWVAPHTDFGAVGEDDRLLLADAQTSGGLLLAGEIPGAPVIGELIPATEHPLIVR